From the genome of Luteolibacter sp. Y139:
GTGGCAGAGGGTGGAGAAGAAGCCTTCGCGGCCACTTCCCGTCGCCGTAGCCGCGGCCCCCTGGTGTATCAAGGAGGAAGAAGTACGGAGCCCTTCTACGACGCGGCTTGGCGGGCTACCGCTCCTACGAAAGAGCCCTGGCTTTTCGTAGGCCTGCCCGGCTTCCCCGCAAGCGTCCGGGGCCAGGTCGTCCTAGAGGAAAGGCGGCGATTTATCACCGCAGGGCCAACTCTCGCTAATCGTCTCGGCGCAGTAGCTTGTGTGATAATTTTCAATCGAAGTGTGGAAATTATTACCGACCGAATCCGACAGAAGCTGATTGTGAACTTCACGATCAACTGCGAGCGTAAGGAGCGAGGAGAGACCGAAATCGACCACTGGCCGGTTGTGAAGATATTCACACCAGACGGGGCCTGCACTTGGTTACTCACCGAGCTGGACCACGAGAACGATTTGGCGTTCGGAATATGCGATCTCGGTCTGGGCTACCCCGAAATGGGATACGTGTCACTCCAAGAACTCCGGCATCTGCGTGGCGGGCTTGGACTTCCGGTTGAGCGGGATCTTCACTTCGAAGCAACAATGAGCCTCACGGACTACGCGCTCGAAGCACTGAAGGCCGAGCGAATCATCGTCTAGCCGTGATGACACTCACGGTGACAATTCGGGCACAGCGCCCCGAGTTCTCGACCGTATCCTCTCCACCGTTCGCCAGAGGCTTCCAGTGGTGAACCTCCAGATAGGGGCTTCCATCGCTCTTCCTAGCGAACGGTGCCTTCTTCCCGCACTTCTCGCAGCTTCCCTTGGCTCTTCTGAGGACGGCAACGATAACGTCGGGGTTTCTCCTGAATCCCACGGAAACGAGCTGCACACGCTCGGGCAGCTTTGGTGCCTCGCGTAGCCTTTTCGCCAAGGTCTTATCGTCCATTCGCATGGACGCCGCTACCCGATCGTCGGTTTCCCGTTCGAGCTGTTCATCGGTGACCGGCTTAAGTTCGAGTAGATCCCCGACGTCAAATACTTCGCTCCACCCTCCGGACCTGCTTCGCTCCTTCAGCGGCTGACCGTCACTGCATTTGATCAGGACGGATCGACCGAACAATGTCTCAAGGGCCGTGAGATTCCGAACCGTCAACAGATTCACCGACCCCACGCCCACTACTCCTCGCTCCTTGAACAAATCCGATTCTCCGGGCTGGTAGCGTGAGAGGTGCCGATTCATCTCGCGCTTCCGGGCCGCTGAGACCTGGCGTTTATCCTCCCATCCTACAACCTCCGCGGAATAGCCGATCATGCCAAGGTTGTCGGTTGTCGCAATGAAGACCGGAACCGGAGAATCCACCCCCGGAGCCCGCTCTGAGAGCATCCGTATTACTCGCGTGGAGTAGGGCTGAAGAAAGTTGGTTATGGCCCCGTCGCTCTGCGCTGCCCTGATTTCCTCCAGGACAGATTCGTAAATTCCATTGATGAATAGGGCGGTCTTCATCGGATCTGAACCCACGGTTCTTTTAGGGATGTCTTAGATGTGCCAGATTCCAACCCGAGAGCAAGGCTCTACCAAGTTCCCGACGTTGGCGCGCGCTGGACCTTGGTCCAGTGAGATCTAAATGAACTCAAGTTCGGCGAGACGGAAACCCCTTCCCTTGCGCTTCGTTGCCATGCCGGCCCAGCAGCGCGCCCCCCCGGCAGCCAGGAGCGAGGAAGGGCCAACGAGAGCCCGGCGGGCACTACTCCTTGTCCCGCCCCTTGAGATTCCGCACGATCTCCTGGGCAACCCGCCAGTTACCAACGGATGGCTTTGCCGGGTGTCCGCGTTCTCCGCGCGCCAGCTGCTTCGCGACCGACTCCTCCATCATATACGTGTCAACGGCATCGAGGGTCGCCGCAGGGTTCCGGACCAAACACCAGAGGACCTGCCCCGCAGCCGATATGATTACTGCCGGGACTAAAAGCATCAGGGCGTCCTTCCCAAACAGCTCCACCCCCTTCCCTATCATCAGGTAAGCGCAGAACGACAGGAAGGCTGCAACGAGGACAGCGATGTAGTGAATGGGACGATCCATCCGGGCCAAGGCCGCGAGAATCACGAGTTCGATGATCAGTATCTGGATAATGTCCTTCATTGGAGATCGTAGACGACGTACCCCGCGTTGTCGGATGCCTGGCTGTCCATCATGCGAAGGCTAACCTTCGCGCAGTCCTTCTCGAACCGGTAGCGGAACACCTTCTTCGCCGTGCTGGCCGGAACAGCCGTCAGGAGCGTGCGCTTGCCTGCCTCGTCGATGGCGTAAATTCCGAGGCTTAGCGGCCCCTCCTTCATCTCGTCTGGATTCGTCCACTTCAAGGGATCCCCGGAAGTGTCTCCACTCATCGCCCACCGACCCTCGACATATTGGAGCGAGATCTTGTCGCCCTTCTTGAAGCTACCAATGATCAGTCCGTCAGCCGCTGTGGATTTAATCACCTGCTTACCGGTGAGTTTTCCGGCCGGTGCCTCCTGCGTCTCGCCGGTCAGTTCCTCAATGGCCGCCTTCACAGCCAGCGCGGAATCCAGGTCACCCTTCTTGGTCTCAGCTTCCAATACCCCCTGAAGCTGTCGAGCAGCCTTCACCTTCGCAGCGGCGACCTCGCGGTCGTAGACCTCCAACGCAGCTTTCGCCGAAGCCGGGAGGTCCGCGGCCGATACTAGATGCCCAGAGCTGAGCAAGAATGCTGCAAGGGGTAATAATCGCTTGGTCATAAAATCCCTGATGAAGAGTTCGGTCATTCTTCCAGCTCCTTGATCCGTGCTTCGAGCTGAGCCTTCTTGGCCTTCAAGTCCGATGCGCCGGACTCAACCTCCTGGATGATCTTTGATGCCTCCATGCACCTATTGTAAGCTGGAGACCCTTCGCGGACTGCGCGCGTCTTGTTTGCTGTCAGCTCGTTGATGACGTCCAGAGCGTCCTTCCACCTCTGTCGCTCGCTCTCGATCAGCGAAGTGACCTTCTCCAACTCGGTCGTGGCTGCCTCAACGTCTGTTGGGGGTCTAATCTGGGAGGGGCGGCCCGAGGCCGACGAAAATGGGTCGTTTGAGCCTGAGGCGAGGACTGACTTTTCCGGAACTGACTTATCCACCCCCTCAGCGTCAGCCGTGGAAATGCGGGGCTGCCGACCTGGCTCTAAACGCGCGTTCGGTCGCTCGTTCA
Proteins encoded in this window:
- a CDS encoding DUF2958 domain-containing protein, with the translated sequence MEIITDRIRQKLIVNFTINCERKERGETEIDHWPVVKIFTPDGACTWLLTELDHENDLAFGICDLGLGYPEMGYVSLQELRHLRGGLGLPVERDLHFEATMSLTDYALEALKAERIIV
- a CDS encoding HNH endonuclease; the protein is MKTALFINGIYESVLEEIRAAQSDGAITNFLQPYSTRVIRMLSERAPGVDSPVPVFIATTDNLGMIGYSAEVVGWEDKRQVSAARKREMNRHLSRYQPGESDLFKERGVVGVGSVNLLTVRNLTALETLFGRSVLIKCSDGQPLKERSRSGGWSEVFDVGDLLELKPVTDEQLERETDDRVAASMRMDDKTLAKRLREAPKLPERVQLVSVGFRRNPDVIVAVLRRAKGSCEKCGKKAPFARKSDGSPYLEVHHWKPLANGGEDTVENSGRCARIVTVSVITARR